One genomic region from Loxodonta africana isolate mLoxAfr1 chromosome 17, mLoxAfr1.hap2, whole genome shotgun sequence encodes:
- the CLN5 gene encoding ceroid-lipofuscinosis neuronal protein 5 — protein MARAGIAGPGPGGQRGAALGRAPWRWALAVLWLTAAPTWSPASGDRARRQWPVPYKRFSFRPEPDPYCQAKYTFCPTGSSIPAMKGDDVIEVFRLQAPVWEFKYGDLLGHMKIMHDAVGFRSTLTGKNYTMEWYELFQLGNCTFPHLRPEMSAPFWCNQGAACFFEGIDDLHWKENGTLVLVATMSGNMFNKMAKWVKQDNETGIYYETWTVQASPEKGAEIWFESYDCSKFVLRTYSKLAELGAEFKKIETNYTRIFLYSGEPTYLGNETTIFGPVGNKTLALAIKRFYYPFKPHLSTKEFLLSLLQIFNAVIMHRQFYLFYNFEYWFLPMKFPFIKITYEEIPLPNRNRTLFGI, from the exons ATGGCGCGGGCGGGGATCGCCGGCCCGGGGCCCGGGGGGCAGCGGGGTGCGGCCCTGGGACGCGCGCCTTGGCGTTGGGCCCTGGCGGTGCTCTGGCTGACGGCGGCCCCCACTTGGTCCCCGGCCTCGGGAGACCGCGCCCGGCGCCAGTGGCCGGTGCCTTACAA acgcTTTTCCTTCCGTCCAGAACCAGATCCTTATTGCCAAGCTAAATATACTTTCTGTCCAACCGGCTCTTCTATCCCAGCTATGAAGGGTGACGATGTCATTGAAGTCTTTCGATTACAAGCACCAGTGTGGGAATTTAAATATGGAGACCTCCTGGGTCACATG AAAATCATGCATGATGCTGTCGGATTCAGGAGTACTTTAACTGGCAAAAACTACACAATGGAATGGTACGAGCTTTTCCAACTGGGAAACTGCACATTTCCCCATCTCAGACCTGAAATGAGTGCCCCCTTCTGGTGTAATCAAGGAGCTGCCTGCTTTTTTGAAGGAATTGATGATCTTCACTGGAAGGAAAATGGGACACTGGTTCTGGTAGCAACCATGTCAG gAAACATGTTTAACAAAATGGCAAAGTGGGTAAAACAGGACAATGAGACAGGTATTTACTATGAGACGTGGACTGTCCAAGCCAGCCCAGAAAAAGGGGCGGAGATATGGTTTGAATCCTACGACTGTTCCAAATTTGTGTTAAGGACATATAGCAAGTTGGCTGAACTTGGAGCAGAGTTCAAGAAGATAGAAACCAACTATACAAGAATATTTCTTTACAGTGGAGAACCTACTTATTTGGGAAATGAAACAACTATTTTTGGACCAGTAGGAAACAAGACTCTTGCTTTAGCcataaaaagattttattatCCCTTCAAACCACATTTATCAACTAAAGAATTTCTATTAAGTCTTTTGCAAATTTTTAATGCAGTGATTATGCACAGACAgttctatttattttataattttgaatATTGGTTTTTACCAATGAAATTCCCTTTTATTAAAATAACATATGAAGAAATCCCTCTACCTAACAGAAACAGAACGCTCTTTGGTATATAA